Proteins encoded in a region of the Nocardia asteroides genome:
- a CDS encoding CBS domain-containing protein, producing MTTVQTIMRPDVQHISVRETIATAAQRMRQLDIGALPICDGEGHPVGIVTDRDIVVKVVGVGANPKTTTAGELAQGAERLHTVEIDTEVDDALTLMRQQRIRRLPITDNSVLVGIITEADLARHLTENTVGEFVEAVCAANLPTTENA from the coding sequence ATGACTACCGTGCAGACCATCATGCGGCCCGACGTACAACACATCAGTGTTCGAGAGACCATCGCAACAGCCGCCCAGCGGATGCGCCAGCTCGATATCGGCGCGCTGCCGATCTGCGACGGCGAAGGTCATCCCGTCGGCATTGTCACCGATCGCGATATCGTCGTGAAGGTCGTCGGTGTCGGTGCAAATCCGAAGACCACTACCGCCGGAGAATTGGCACAGGGCGCCGAACGGCTGCACACCGTCGAGATCGACACCGAGGTGGACGACGCGCTGACGCTCATGCGGCAGCAGCGGATCCGGCGGCTTCCGATCACCGACAACAGCGTGCTGGTCGGCATCATCACCGAAGCCGATCTGGCCCGCCATTTGACCGAGAACACCGTCGGTGAATTCGTAGAAGCGGTCTGCGCCGCCAACCTGCCCACCACCGAGAATGCGTGA
- a CDS encoding universal stress protein — MDRQYRENPHLLASAPVVVGADGSEGSELAVRWAAETAARRGRTLLIAHGLDIAGLRSITGSHLATPPSIIEALRTRGMGIAAGAHKLAGEVAPNLEISTEISEASPSRLLIHLSKSAHLIALGATGNVGVFAHLGSTLLAVTSHGRGSIVVVRDTGGEPHIKRQGPVVVGVDGSPVSEVAIAAAFAEASERGAELVAVHSWSDLRFEEFAGEADTGFMGSGLETAEDAILAERLAGWQEKYPDVRVTRKVYLTGATQRLEYWSKTAQLIVVGSRGRGGFTGLLLGSTSNFLVQHAHCPVLVAHSA, encoded by the coding sequence ATGGACCGGCAGTACCGCGAGAACCCGCATCTTCTGGCGTCCGCGCCGGTGGTGGTCGGCGCAGACGGTTCCGAGGGCAGCGAGCTGGCCGTCCGCTGGGCCGCCGAGACAGCGGCGCGGCGTGGCCGCACTTTGCTCATCGCGCATGGGCTCGACATTGCCGGGCTGCGCTCCATTACGGGCAGCCACCTGGCCACTCCCCCATCGATCATCGAAGCCTTACGAACGCGTGGCATGGGAATCGCCGCCGGCGCACACAAGCTGGCCGGCGAGGTCGCGCCGAACCTGGAGATCAGCACCGAAATATCCGAGGCGAGCCCGTCCAGGCTGCTGATCCACCTCTCGAAATCCGCGCACCTCATCGCGCTCGGCGCCACCGGCAATGTCGGCGTCTTCGCCCATCTCGGCTCCACGCTGCTCGCGGTCACCAGCCACGGCCGCGGCTCCATCGTCGTGGTACGCGACACCGGCGGGGAACCGCACATCAAAAGGCAAGGCCCGGTGGTGGTCGGCGTCGACGGCAGCCCGGTCAGCGAGGTAGCCATTGCCGCCGCCTTCGCCGAAGCTTCAGAGCGCGGCGCCGAGCTGGTGGCTGTACATTCGTGGAGCGACTTGCGCTTCGAGGAGTTCGCGGGCGAGGCGGACACCGGTTTCATGGGCTCCGGTTTGGAGACGGCGGAGGACGCCATTCTTGCCGAACGTCTAGCCGGGTGGCAGGAGAAATACCCGGATGTCCGCGTGACCCGCAAGGTGTACTTGACCGGGGCGACTCAACGCCTCGAATATTGGTCGAAGACCGCGCAGTTGATCGTGGTGGGCAGCCGCGGCCGCGGCGGCTTCACCGGCCTGCTGCTCGGCTCGACCAGCAATTTTCTCGTCCAGCACGCGCATTGCCCGGTCCTGGTCGCACATTCGGCGTGA
- a CDS encoding 4Fe-4S dicluster domain-containing protein gives MPDDTVVIDRAGLDRLVDVLRERGYRVIGPQVRDGAIVLDELDGGRRLPAGWGVETAPGRYRLHRRDDEAVFAHSAGPGSWKQFLHPPRRKIAQLGPDLEMEPVEDTPVRSAFLGVRGCDLTSIAILGQVLGGGAHPDASFTARRKDLFVVAANCTEPGGVCFCASMGTGPGVSAGYDLALTERIDAQGHRFLVDVGSEDGEEILAELTARPADAEEVTNARAAVSAAADRMGREMPEVDIRALLHDSRESSHWQDVASRCFTCGNCTMVCPTCFCTSTEEVTDLTGDHAERWEHWSSCFELDFSYLHGGSVRQSGESRYRQWISHKLSTWYDQFGSSGCVGCGRCIAWCPAEIDLTAEVARLAELAELAEETDRANG, from the coding sequence ATGCCTGACGACACCGTGGTAATCGACCGCGCTGGGCTGGATCGTCTAGTGGATGTGCTGCGTGAGCGCGGATACCGCGTCATCGGTCCGCAGGTGCGCGATGGCGCGATCGTTCTGGACGAACTGGACGGTGGTAGGCGGCTGCCTGCCGGATGGGGCGTGGAGACCGCGCCGGGCCGGTATCGGCTGCATCGCCGCGACGACGAGGCGGTATTCGCGCATTCAGCCGGTCCAGGATCCTGGAAGCAGTTCCTGCATCCCCCACGTCGCAAGATAGCCCAGCTCGGACCGGATCTCGAGATGGAACCCGTCGAGGACACGCCGGTCCGCTCCGCGTTTCTCGGCGTCCGCGGTTGCGACCTCACCTCGATCGCGATCCTAGGGCAAGTGCTCGGCGGTGGCGCCCACCCTGACGCTTCGTTCACCGCCCGGCGGAAAGATCTCTTCGTCGTCGCCGCGAACTGCACGGAACCGGGCGGCGTGTGTTTCTGCGCGTCGATGGGTACCGGCCCCGGCGTCTCGGCCGGATACGACCTCGCGCTCACCGAGCGCATCGATGCTCAGGGACACCGATTCCTGGTCGACGTGGGCAGCGAAGACGGCGAGGAGATCCTGGCCGAACTCACCGCGCGTCCGGCGGACGCGGAGGAGGTCACGAACGCCAGGGCAGCGGTGTCGGCGGCAGCCGATCGGATGGGCCGTGAGATGCCCGAGGTCGACATCCGCGCACTGCTGCACGACTCCCGGGAGTCCTCGCACTGGCAGGACGTTGCCAGCCGCTGCTTCACCTGCGGAAATTGCACCATGGTGTGCCCCACTTGTTTCTGCACCAGCACCGAGGAGGTCACCGACCTCACCGGCGACCATGCCGAGCGCTGGGAGCACTGGTCGTCGTGCTTCGAACTGGACTTCTCCTACCTGCACGGCGGCAGCGTGCGGCAATCCGGTGAGAGCCGCTACCGGCAGTGGATCAGCCACAAACTCAGCACCTGGTACGACCAATTCGGCAGCTCGGGATGCGTTGGCTGCGGGCGGTGCATCGCCTGGTGCCCCGCCGAGATCGACCTGACCGCCGAGGTCGCCCGGCTGGCCGAACTGGCCGAACTGGCCGAGGAGACCGACCGTGCCAACGGGTGA
- a CDS encoding cyclic nucleotide-binding domain-containing protein produces MPTGDELSAFGRLAALSREELHTLAGAGRDVAFPAGVQVIAEGRPADRCWLIRRGRILLDAQVPGRGAVVLQTLSGGDLLGWSWLVPPYRWHFGAVTAEPVEAIEFGARTLAELADQDPRFGHALTLMLFEALLERLQATRARLLDLYRNPAESCTAGLPRITAGQGDR; encoded by the coding sequence GTGCCAACGGGTGACGAATTGTCCGCGTTCGGGCGGCTGGCGGCACTGAGCCGAGAAGAGTTGCACACGCTGGCCGGCGCCGGGCGTGACGTGGCCTTCCCCGCCGGGGTCCAGGTGATCGCGGAAGGCCGGCCGGCCGACCGATGCTGGCTGATCCGCCGCGGCCGGATACTGCTGGACGCGCAGGTGCCAGGTCGCGGTGCCGTCGTCCTTCAGACCCTCAGTGGCGGCGATCTACTCGGATGGTCATGGCTGGTACCGCCCTACCGGTGGCATTTCGGCGCGGTGACAGCCGAACCGGTCGAGGCCATCGAGTTCGGCGCCCGAACCCTGGCCGAACTCGCCGACCAGGACCCGCGATTCGGCCACGCCCTGACTTTGATGCTGTTCGAAGCGCTATTGGAACGACTGCAGGCCACCCGGGCCCGGCTGCTCGACCTCTACCGCAACCCCGCTGAATCGTGCACCGCGGGTCTGCCCCGCATCACGGCCGGGCAAGGTGACCGATGA
- a CDS encoding response regulator transcription factor: MVKVFLVDDHEIVRRGVADLVELEPDLVVVGEAGSYSQALARIPALRPDVAVLDMRLPDGNGIELCRELLSADPNLRCLILTSFTDEQAMLDAILAGASGYVVKDVKSLALVDAIRTVGAGNSLLDNRAAAALMAKLRSEAEAKTGPLASLTDQERALLALLGEGLTNRQIAGRMFLAEKTVKNYVSRLLTKLGVERRTQAAIIATKLKQPEKQS; this comes from the coding sequence ATGGTCAAGGTGTTCCTGGTCGACGACCACGAGATCGTCCGCCGCGGCGTCGCCGACCTCGTCGAACTGGAGCCGGACCTGGTCGTCGTCGGCGAAGCGGGCAGCTACTCCCAAGCACTGGCCCGCATTCCAGCGCTCCGCCCAGATGTTGCCGTGCTGGACATGAGACTACCCGACGGCAACGGCATCGAGCTGTGCCGCGAACTCCTCTCGGCCGATCCGAACCTGCGCTGCCTGATCCTGACCTCCTTCACCGACGAGCAGGCCATGCTCGACGCCATCCTCGCCGGGGCCAGCGGTTACGTGGTCAAAGATGTCAAGAGTCTCGCCCTCGTCGACGCCATCCGCACCGTCGGCGCTGGTAACTCGCTGCTGGACAACCGAGCAGCCGCCGCGCTCATGGCCAAACTCCGATCGGAAGCAGAGGCCAAAACCGGCCCACTCGCCAGTCTCACCGACCAGGAACGCGCCCTGCTCGCCCTACTCGGCGAAGGCTTGACCAACCGGCAGATCGCCGGTCGGATGTTCCTCGCGGAGAAGACCGTCAAAAACTACGTGTCGCGCCTGCTGACCAAGCTGGGCGTCGAACGTCGCACCCAGGCCGCAATAATCGCCACCAAGCTGAAACAGCCGGAGAAGCAGTCCTGA
- a CDS encoding universal stress protein: MTEQRFGDPHHLSTAKVIVGVDGSDGSWTALRWAALFAAERGRELEILHGMDLVGAGWALGDYEVVVPSVVDAIREQGRDVVTRAERVARSVAPELSISVRVTTDTGKRLLIEHSAEAYAVVIGATPAAGTFAHLGSTLLAVTAHAQGTVVIVRSDPDAGGAIRTSGPVVVGVDGSPGGDAAIAAAFTEAAERGVELVAVHVWSDWDSGRFAGHINLFEAELDNVERAILAERIAGWQEKFPGVRVTRKVEVSAPGPHLLDWSKIAQLLVVGSRGRGGFAGMLLGSTANTLVQHASCPVMVVHTAR, encoded by the coding sequence ATGACAGAGCAGCGATTCGGCGACCCTCATCACCTCTCGACGGCGAAGGTGATCGTCGGCGTGGACGGTTCGGACGGGTCGTGGACCGCCCTACGGTGGGCAGCGCTGTTCGCGGCCGAACGCGGACGTGAACTCGAGATCCTGCACGGCATGGATCTGGTGGGGGCCGGCTGGGCGCTGGGCGACTACGAGGTCGTGGTTCCATCGGTCGTCGATGCCATCCGCGAACAAGGGCGAGACGTAGTCACCCGGGCCGAACGTGTGGCCCGTTCAGTCGCGCCCGAGTTGTCTATCTCGGTTCGCGTGACCACCGACACCGGCAAGCGACTGTTGATCGAGCACAGCGCCGAGGCGTACGCGGTCGTGATCGGAGCGACCCCCGCCGCCGGGACATTCGCGCACCTCGGCTCGACGCTGCTGGCCGTGACCGCCCACGCGCAGGGCACGGTGGTCATCGTGCGCAGCGATCCCGACGCCGGCGGCGCGATTCGCACGTCGGGCCCGGTGGTGGTCGGCGTGGACGGCAGCCCGGGCGGTGACGCGGCGATCGCGGCTGCCTTCACCGAAGCGGCCGAACGCGGTGTCGAGCTCGTCGCCGTTCATGTCTGGAGCGATTGGGATTCCGGCCGGTTCGCCGGTCACATCAACCTGTTCGAGGCCGAACTCGACAATGTCGAGCGGGCGATCCTCGCCGAGCGCATCGCGGGCTGGCAGGAGAAATTCCCGGGTGTTCGCGTCACCCGCAAGGTCGAGGTGTCCGCGCCGGGTCCCCACCTGCTGGACTGGTCGAAGATCGCGCAGTTGTTGGTCGTAGGCAGTCGTGGGCGCGGCGGATTCGCGGGCATGCTGCTCGGCTCCACCGCCAACACACTGGTGCAGCACGCTTCCTGCCCGGTCATGGTGGTCCACACCGCACGATGA
- a CDS encoding acyl-ACP desaturase, with product MARDLTQREILAELEPIAEDCVHRHLSMAKDWHPHDYVPWEEGRNFAMLGGADWSPEQSTLTEVAKAAMVTNLLTEDNLPSYHREISENFSRDGAWGTWVGRWTAEEMRHSTVIRDYLVVTRGVDPVALEAARMAHMTNGFSSGANETDVASGAGFLHSVAYVSFQELATRVTHRNTGRVCDDPIADRMLQRIAADENLHMIFYRTICGAALDLVPDQTMEAIDTIVENFRMPGAGMPDFRRNGVLMAKHGVYDLRQHLEEVLLPVVRQWNIMDRNDFGARGEQARERLAAFLDDLQQVRIPRFEQQRARALERERARASQ from the coding sequence TTGGCGCGTGACCTGACGCAGCGAGAGATCCTGGCCGAACTGGAGCCGATCGCCGAGGACTGCGTGCACCGGCACCTGTCGATGGCCAAGGACTGGCACCCCCACGACTACGTGCCCTGGGAGGAGGGGCGAAACTTCGCCATGCTCGGTGGTGCGGACTGGTCTCCCGAGCAGTCCACGCTCACCGAGGTGGCGAAAGCCGCGATGGTCACCAATCTGCTCACCGAGGACAATCTGCCTTCCTACCATCGCGAGATCTCCGAGAACTTCTCCCGTGACGGTGCATGGGGTACCTGGGTCGGCCGCTGGACAGCCGAGGAGATGCGGCACAGCACCGTGATCCGCGACTATCTAGTGGTCACCCGCGGCGTGGACCCGGTTGCTCTCGAAGCGGCCCGGATGGCCCACATGACCAACGGATTCTCCTCCGGTGCAAATGAAACCGATGTCGCGAGTGGCGCCGGATTCCTGCACTCGGTCGCCTACGTCAGCTTCCAGGAACTGGCCACGCGGGTCACCCACCGCAACACCGGCCGAGTGTGCGACGACCCGATCGCCGACCGAATGTTGCAGCGCATCGCCGCCGACGAGAACTTGCACATGATCTTCTACCGCACCATCTGCGGCGCCGCCCTGGATTTGGTGCCCGATCAGACGATGGAGGCAATAGATACCATCGTGGAGAACTTCCGGATGCCGGGCGCGGGCATGCCCGACTTCCGCCGCAACGGCGTGCTGATGGCCAAGCACGGGGTCTACGACCTGCGTCAGCACTTGGAGGAAGTGCTGCTTCCGGTAGTCAGGCAGTGGAACATCATGGACCGCAACGACTTCGGAGCGCGCGGCGAGCAAGCGCGCGAGCGACTCGCCGCATTCCTCGATGACCTGCAACAGGTGCGGATCCCACGCTTCGAACAACAGCGCGCCCGCGCCTTGGAACGCGAACGCGCCCGCGCATCGCAGTAG
- a CDS encoding GAF domain-containing protein, whose amino-acid sequence MRSMEGQPYMPGSNGRTSVTETLSQLRLRELLIEVQDRIAQIVDVRDRMDRLIEAMLVITAGLDLDNTLRTIVHTAIELVDAGYGALGVRETDATSTQLAEFVYEGIDDRTRVMIGHLPRGHGVLGLLIEEPKPLRLTRIADHPASVGFPAHHPPMHTFLGVPVKVRDEVFGNLYLTEKAGGQEFTEDDEVVVQALAAAAGIAIENARLYEQSRVRQQWLEAIRDVATELLAGGEPEAVLQFVAERALTLTDSAITFLALPEDPDIPHDEVTELLVVAAAGPNSEAMNGLHVPVAGTHVGEAFQTGRSSATVDEPLADTFAETAPETGPALILPLRARGSVIGVLASLRAAGATPLDTATQAMMAAFADQAALALQLADNQRRMRELDVLSDRDRIARGLHDHVIQRLFAVGLSLQGTVQRARVPEIKSRLMDTIDDVQGIVQDIRHSIFDLQSNTTADSFKYRKQLHGIVVEMTADTGLRTTVRLAGPVTVLAPPLSDDVEAVLREAVSNVVRHAAASTVAVELQVKDDVTIEVTDDGAGAANISCRSGLANLAARAENAGGSFSVTNRPEGGTALRWTAPLP is encoded by the coding sequence ATGCGGTCCATGGAGGGCCAGCCGTACATGCCCGGTTCGAACGGCCGGACCTCGGTGACGGAGACTTTGTCGCAGCTGCGGCTACGTGAGCTGCTCATCGAGGTCCAGGACCGGATCGCCCAGATCGTCGATGTCCGCGACCGTATGGACCGGCTCATCGAAGCCATGCTCGTGATCACCGCCGGACTCGACCTCGACAACACACTGCGGACCATCGTGCACACCGCCATCGAACTCGTCGACGCCGGATACGGCGCACTCGGTGTCCGCGAAACCGACGCAACCAGCACTCAACTCGCAGAATTCGTCTATGAAGGCATCGATGACCGCACCCGCGTCATGATCGGCCACCTACCACGCGGGCACGGCGTACTCGGACTACTCATCGAAGAACCCAAGCCGCTGCGACTGACCAGAATCGCCGACCACCCCGCCTCGGTCGGTTTCCCCGCCCATCACCCGCCCATGCACACCTTCCTCGGTGTCCCCGTCAAAGTGCGTGACGAAGTATTCGGCAACCTTTACCTGACCGAAAAAGCAGGCGGACAAGAGTTCACCGAAGACGACGAGGTCGTGGTCCAGGCATTGGCCGCCGCAGCGGGTATCGCCATCGAAAACGCCCGGCTCTACGAGCAGTCCAGAGTCCGGCAACAATGGCTCGAAGCCATTCGCGACGTAGCAACCGAACTACTGGCCGGTGGTGAACCCGAGGCAGTCCTGCAATTCGTCGCCGAACGCGCACTCACACTGACCGACTCCGCGATCACATTTCTCGCTCTGCCCGAGGACCCCGACATCCCCCACGACGAAGTGACCGAACTTCTGGTCGTCGCCGCCGCCGGACCGAATTCGGAGGCGATGAACGGTCTGCATGTGCCCGTTGCCGGTACGCATGTGGGCGAGGCATTCCAGACAGGACGATCATCCGCCACTGTCGACGAACCGCTCGCCGATACGTTCGCCGAGACAGCGCCCGAGACGGGCCCCGCTTTGATTCTCCCGCTGCGGGCACGGGGCTCGGTGATCGGCGTGCTCGCCTCCCTCCGGGCGGCCGGAGCGACACCGCTGGACACCGCCACGCAGGCCATGATGGCGGCGTTCGCCGACCAGGCGGCCCTTGCCCTGCAATTGGCCGACAACCAGCGCCGGATGCGTGAACTCGACGTCCTCTCCGACCGCGACCGCATCGCCCGCGGTCTGCACGACCACGTTATCCAGCGGCTGTTCGCGGTGGGTCTCTCCCTGCAGGGCACAGTGCAGCGGGCACGAGTACCGGAGATCAAATCCCGCCTGATGGACACCATCGATGACGTGCAAGGCATCGTTCAGGACATCCGCCACTCGATTTTCGACCTGCAGAGCAACACGACGGCGGATTCGTTCAAGTATCGAAAACAGTTGCACGGCATCGTTGTCGAGATGACCGCCGACACCGGCCTGCGGACCACCGTCCGGCTGGCCGGACCGGTCACGGTACTGGCGCCACCTCTGTCCGACGACGTCGAGGCAGTTCTGCGGGAGGCGGTGAGCAACGTGGTGCGACATGCGGCCGCGAGCACCGTGGCGGTCGAGTTGCAGGTCAAGGACGACGTCACCATCGAGGTGACCGACGATGGCGCGGGCGCGGCGAACATCTCATGCCGCAGCGGACTGGCGAACCTGGCCGCGCGGGCCGAGAACGCCGGTGGCAGTTTCAGCGTCACCAACCGGCCCGAAGGCGGCACCGCGCTGCGCTGGACAGCTCCGCTGCCGTAA
- a CDS encoding universal stress protein: protein MVDQHEDNPHELASAAVVVGTDGTEHASAAVRWAARTAADRGRRLLIVHGMNLPAARATLGVYDVMVPPVSETMRARGSNILTEARALAHGVAPDLAVATKLGEENAAALLTALSAHAHLVVLGATPGVGAIAHLGSTLLAVTAHADGAVVVVRGDRQLTGDRAPVVVGADGSEVGEAAIAAAFAEAAARGVDLVTIHAWSDLSAGEFAGAQYLEIPLENLEIGERALLAERLAGWQEKYPDVTVIRKVYLSEPREHLGDWSQNAQLVVVGSRGRGGFRGLLLGSTSHWLIQHAECPVMVVHPK, encoded by the coding sequence ATGGTTGATCAGCACGAGGACAATCCGCACGAACTCGCGTCCGCTGCGGTAGTGGTCGGCACCGACGGCACCGAGCACGCCTCGGCGGCTGTCCGCTGGGCGGCCCGGACGGCAGCGGATCGCGGGCGCCGCCTGCTGATCGTGCACGGAATGAACCTTCCCGCGGCTCGCGCCACGCTCGGCGTTTACGACGTGATGGTGCCCCCGGTCAGCGAGACGATGCGCGCACGCGGTTCGAACATCCTCACCGAAGCCCGCGCGCTGGCGCATGGTGTCGCCCCCGATCTCGCTGTGGCCACGAAGCTCGGCGAAGAGAACGCCGCAGCGCTGCTCACCGCACTGTCGGCGCACGCGCATCTCGTGGTCCTCGGCGCCACACCGGGCGTGGGCGCGATCGCTCATCTCGGATCGACCTTGCTCGCGGTGACCGCCCACGCGGACGGCGCTGTCGTGGTGGTGCGAGGCGACCGGCAGCTGACCGGCGACCGCGCACCGGTTGTGGTAGGCGCCGACGGCAGCGAAGTGGGGGAAGCGGCCATAGCCGCCGCTTTCGCCGAAGCGGCAGCACGCGGTGTCGATCTGGTCACCATCCACGCTTGGAGCGACCTCTCCGCCGGTGAATTCGCGGGAGCGCAGTACCTCGAGATCCCGCTGGAGAACCTGGAGATCGGTGAGCGAGCGCTGCTGGCCGAGCGACTCGCGGGCTGGCAGGAGAAGTACCCCGACGTCACCGTGATCCGCAAAGTCTATCTGTCCGAGCCTCGTGAACATCTGGGCGATTGGTCGCAGAACGCGCAACTCGTCGTCGTCGGCAGCCGCGGCCGGGGCGGATTCCGGGGCCTTCTACTCGGTTCCACCAGTCATTGGCTCATACAGCACGCCGAGTGCCCCGTCATGGTCGTACATCCGAAGTGA
- a CDS encoding FAD/NAD(P)-binding protein, whose product MSVDTQPRTAPSGDTMLPYRVVGRTPQTSDTVTLRLQPVRDAAQRFRAGQFMMLYSFGVGEVAISISGDPAAGDSILEHTIRAVGAVSAALHDTDIGGLIGVRGPFGTEWDLASAVGGDLVIVGGGVGLAPLRSAVLAALAARDDYQRIVLISGARTPADILFRHDQERWTTAGSIELHQTVDHPAPGWDGRIGFVTEPLAHLTVEPGNTTAFLCGPEPMMRFCAQGLLRKGIPATDIQVSLERNMQCGVARCGHCQLGPLLLCRDGPVVDYAAAEPLLAVREL is encoded by the coding sequence ATGAGCGTAGACACGCAGCCGCGCACGGCTCCGTCCGGTGACACGATGCTGCCCTACCGGGTCGTCGGCCGTACGCCGCAGACCTCCGACACCGTGACACTACGCTTGCAACCGGTACGGGATGCGGCGCAACGGTTTCGGGCCGGGCAGTTCATGATGCTCTACAGCTTCGGCGTGGGCGAGGTAGCGATCTCGATCAGCGGTGATCCCGCCGCCGGTGACAGCATTCTCGAGCACACCATCCGCGCGGTCGGCGCGGTCAGCGCGGCGCTGCACGACACCGATATCGGCGGCCTGATCGGTGTCCGTGGGCCGTTCGGCACCGAATGGGATCTGGCGTCGGCAGTCGGAGGAGATCTCGTCATCGTGGGCGGAGGGGTCGGACTGGCGCCGCTGCGCTCAGCGGTGCTCGCCGCCCTCGCGGCCCGCGACGACTACCAGCGGATCGTGCTGATCAGCGGAGCCCGCACCCCTGCGGACATACTGTTCCGCCACGACCAAGAGCGGTGGACAACCGCGGGTTCGATCGAACTGCATCAGACCGTCGACCACCCCGCACCGGGCTGGGACGGCCGAATCGGCTTCGTCACCGAGCCACTGGCCCACCTGACCGTGGAGCCCGGCAACACCACCGCCTTCCTCTGCGGGCCGGAACCGATGATGCGTTTCTGCGCACAGGGCCTGCTGCGCAAGGGAATTCCGGCCACCGATATCCAAGTGTCGTTGGAGCGCAACATGCAGTGCGGCGTCGCGCGCTGTGGTCACTGCCAGCTCGGCCCGCTGCTGCTGTGCCGAGACGGACCCGTCGTCGACTACGCGGCGGCCGAACCACTACTGGCGGTACGAGAACTATGA